The following DNA comes from Hordeum vulgare subsp. vulgare chromosome 3H, MorexV3_pseudomolecules_assembly, whole genome shotgun sequence.
acgCCGATCGACCGCCAcagtgttactgcggtgcattaaatgcttcgacaaacTTCCTCACCTCGTCACGgggggacacgtacccacacgtggcgacttcagggtgttgcgctggcgtgtgggcggacgcgtggtccatgcatcggcggtggcgtgttcgtcggtggaggcgttcacaggacgcgaaggcgccctgggcccgcgcctctctttGGGCCTTCTTttccttcccggcagggttaccttgccacgggctcttcttgttcctctcgacagggaggtgatggcctgccgaggccttgtcaatcttccgggcaaggatggcttgccggggctcagtccttcttccttggcgggagggtctcgccttggcaGTGTCTATCTTCCCGGCAGGGAGCTCTTGgcggggtctcttcttcattcctGACAAGCGGGCGCTTGCCGGGGGGCTTGCAGTCTGCACTTGGTGGGTTTCCGAGCCTTGCTTCCGCCCTACGCGCACTAGTCCGAGGCACTGGAGAccccggtctttagtgcaccgacgccCTCCACAAAGGAATGGTGGCACCCGCAGGCGTCACTGCATCGAGTCAAAAGAATTGGCAAGGATTTTTCCTGCACTCCAAATCCCATCGTCCAACCGGACCAGAGCCAACCGGCCAACTCGCCGCCCACCAGCATGCGCCACCACGGTCGCGACGCCACCTATGTCGCCTTAGTGAAATCACCACCACGAGGCCAAGAGGACAAATAGAGAAGCGTTGGGCGACGGGAGCAACAACACCGTAGTCGCGTGGGAGGGAACCACCTCCACCGCCGGGCCTCCGGCAACCTCGCGGTCGCCGTCCGGACGCAGCAGGGCATACCAGACCACCCATAACCCGATGAGGCCCGAATTAGGCCCGCTAAGCCCCTGTCGGCCACGCTGTAGCAGGGCGGCCCCAGCGCCGCCATCACCCACTGCCCATCGTCGTTCCCCCATCTCCCGAAAGCCACGCCGTAGACCCACCCATTGTCGGCCCGTCCAGACCCAGATGGGACCCAAAGGGCCCAGATGTGGACCAAGAGGGCGCCCCACACCACGTCGCCGCGCCACCCCACCGCCAACGACGACAACACCACACAACAGATCTTCCACGCCGCATTAGGATACACCGTCGCTGTCTAGGAACACGCCCCGACGCCGGAAGCAACCGAGAAGGGAATGACCAggggccgccgccgccagcgtCGCCTGGGCCAGGCCCGTCAGCGGGAGCCGACGGTGATGGTGAGAAGGGAGGGGTGAGGGAGAGGTGGAGAAGGAAGGGCTAGGTCGccagagcgaggggaggggcgcgCCAGAGTGCAGGGTCTTATTTGACAAATGTGCTTGTGTCAGCCAGTGGAAGTGTCGAGACTTGAGAAGAGTCAAGAGAGCTACCGAGGAGGCACTTGCACTTGCCTTCTACGGCACTACCACCAGTACCCAACGCAAGCTTCTCGGTTCTCATCTAGGAACAACAATGGCCGTCACTTCTCTGCAGCTGCCCTCTCCGATCCACTGGCTTACTCCTGCTAGAAATGGCTGCACCCGCACAAGGCCGCGCGCTACTCTTGTTAGCTGTAAACATAACCAGGTACTGATTTTGGGGAATCATTTTTGCGGCTCTCGAGAATTATTCTGTTCTGAATGATTGGATGTGTTAGCAGTAGCCTCTTGCTAGATCGGGTGTGTCTCTTTTGTACGCCTCGGTTGATTGGCTGCCGCTTACAGTAATTTTAGATCTCTACAAATATCAGAACAGGGATATGAGTAGCGTGCTGTCGAGTGAGCAAAGGGATGGAACATCTTAGAAGTTTCTGTACTGGATCCCGTGTTTTTGTTTTGGAAGGCTGAATGAGTGGCTTGGTGGTAAGAGATTGTAAATCATGTATGTGCTTTCCATATTGGTTGGTGGCTTGGTGCATGGTTGAACATCGTATGAGTGAAGATCTTTTGTCAGACTATTTTATCCATGCTGTCCTTCAGCAGCCAAGTTATTAGGATTTGTAAATTGATGTTCAGGAACTTGTTCGACCTTCCTTCATCGAACATGTCAGAGTACCCTGCCGTTGCCTGAGTCGCTGTCTTACTCTTTTTGCATCTGCTTGTGATATTAGGAATTTAGGATTTATGGCAGTGACTGATAAGAAGAGATGAGGATAGAGTAACCGTTCTTTTTTTCACAACCGCACTGGAGTTGCCCTTATTAGTTATAAATGAAATTACAACATTTATAGATTAGGATTATATTCTTAATGTCATGGTACTCGCCAACATTTGGGGACAGTACTCCATGACACTTAGTTGAAGTACTGGTTACCTTATCTACTACATTTGACTAAATGTATGGTGCGTATTCATTTGAGTGTAGTGTGAATGAAGTCTTCACTGTTCAAGTTTTCATGTAAGTCATACATTTGTTGCTACGTGCATCAACTGATACTGTATATACTCATATAAAGCATCAAAACTTCGATACTAGTCATGTCATCTAATCACGCTTGGACTGAAGCCATTACCTCTTGTAGACAGAGTCATCATGTAATGTTGTTACTTTCATGCGTGAGTTAATTATTACTAACCTCTGTCGAGGCTTGAACTACCCCTTTCACTTATCAGTTTATCATTTTTTCTGCAGTCAACCATTGTCCAAGAAGCAAGCAGGACATCTCGTAGAGGTACCGTGGCATACATTTCGTCTGCTTTGTTTGCAATGTTCATGGTGGCTGAACGTGCTGAAGCAAGAACCTCCAAACAAGAGAACAAGAGGAAAGTAATGGAGAAGCTGGAGAAGATCCGGGAGGAGGCACTAGGCTCAATGGAGAAGAAAGAGAACACGAGTAAGGAGTCTGTGGCGAACTTGCTAATCCCtcctactttggtcgatgcttacATCTGAAAGGCATCGTCTCGTTAATTTTTATGTTTATGCTAAATGCTACTTAACACTTCTAAATGTAAAAAAAGGCAGCCCGGTGCATGTAGCTTCGCCCGGTGCTACTTAACACTTCTGAATGTACTAGTAACAATTGAGACCAGACAACCTTGCAAAATAACTTTCCTGTGTCTTCACTGCATTGTTTTCATGGCTATATTGTACTCCCTTGATACATACATGGACAAAACCCAATAGACATGGAGTTGATTCAGTTTCTATTCTACAAGCACAAACCAAAATCTTTTTTTTTTTGGGAAAGGAGAATCACCCCCGACCTcatcatgatgatgatgcatgca
Coding sequences within:
- the LOC123440027 gene encoding uncharacterized protein LOC123440027 yields the protein MAVTSLQLPSPIHWLTPARNGCTRTRPRATLVSCKHNQSTIVQEASRTSRRGTVAYISSALFAMFMVAERAEARTSKQENKRKVMEKLEKIREEALGSMEKKENTSKESVANLLIPPTLVDAYI